The DNA window ATGTGATATTTATAAATCCAGGGCATTTGAACGTATAGCGCAAATCAAAGGCATCAGGAAAGAGAAGGCAAATTTCACTTTCGTTTTTACTGATCTCAGCCAATTGTCGGATTTTACCAAACCCATACCGAATGATGTTTTCAGGTTAATGCGCAATAGCCTGCCTGGTGCATTCACTTTTATTCTGAACGCAAACAACAATGTGCCAAAGATATTTCAGAGCCGCAAAAAGACGGTGGGTATCAGAATCCCGGAAAACAAAATCGCACTTGAAATCGTAAAAGCGCTCGGCAACCCAATTATGACCACTTCTATCCATGACGACGATGATATCATAGAATACACCACCGACCCCGAGCTGATTCACGAAAAATATGAAAACATTGTTGACATTGTTGTTGATGGGGGTTTCGGCGATAATAAACCTTCAACCATTATTGATTGTACCGGCGACGAACCATTGGTTATGAGGGAAGGAAAAGGTTTGCTTTAGTAAGGTTGTGATACAGTTATGCAGCGATGCAGTGATACGGTTAGGAAATGAGGTAATGGAGTAGTGGTGTGCTGGAGTGATGGGGTGATGGAGTGGTAAGGTTGCCGATTATTGTTAAAAAAGTATGAAAGTGAAGAGTGATAATATTTTCAATCTTGAGAAGTATGTAAACGATTCTGAAAAGGAAATGTTTGAAATATTATTGTCCGGTAATAATTTCAAAGTAGAAAGAATTGTTTCGACCGGGCACATTACCCCCGAAGGTAAATGGTATGATCAGCAGCTTGATGAATGGGTTTTATTAATACAGGGTCAGGCAAGGCTGGAGTTTGACAACAATGAAATAATTGAACTTATTCCGGGTGACTATCTGATGATTCCAGCCCATACCCGCCACCGCGTTGCTTTCACTAGTACTGAACCTAAGTGTATCTGGCTGGCAATTCATACCATTTTTAGTAAGTAACGCTCTGATATCGTGTTAATAAAA is part of the Bacteroidales bacterium genome and encodes:
- a CDS encoding cupin domain-containing protein; protein product: MKVKSDNIFNLEKYVNDSEKEMFEILLSGNNFKVERIVSTGHITPEGKWYDQQLDEWVLLIQGQARLEFDNNEIIELIPGDYLMIPAHTRHRVAFTSTEPKCIWLAIHTIFSK
- a CDS encoding threonylcarbamoyl-AMP synthase, giving the protein MLLTIHPDNPNPRLIKTVAECLSDGGVIIYPTDTVYGLACDIYKSRAFERIAQIKGIRKEKANFTFVFTDLSQLSDFTKPIPNDVFRLMRNSLPGAFTFILNANNNVPKIFQSRKKTVGIRIPENKIALEIVKALGNPIMTTSIHDDDDIIEYTTDPELIHEKYENIVDIVVDGGFGDNKPSTIIDCTGDEPLVMREGKGLL